The following coding sequences lie in one Bordetella genomosp. 9 genomic window:
- the lpdA gene encoding dihydrolipoyl dehydrogenase: MSNTVEIKVPDIGDFKEVEVIEVLVSEGDTIQAEQSLITVESDKASMEIPASQGGVVKALKVKVGDKVSMGTPILEVEPAEGGAAQGSASQPAAAPAPAPAPAPAQQAQPAGKSPAPPPAAGAAAPAAASYSGNVDIECDMLVLGAGPGGYSAAFRSADLGMKTVLVERYSTLGGVCLNVGCIPSKALLHVAAVMEEAKALADHGITFGEPKIDLDKLRSFKDSVVGKLTGGLAGMAKMRKVTVVTGVGEFADPHHMTVKGADGKTQTVRFKQAIIAAGSQAVRLPFMPDDERVVDSTGALLLRSIPKKMLIVGGGIIGLEMGTVYSTLGARLDVVEMLDGLMQGADRDMVKVWQKMNAPRFDNIMLKTKTVAAEAKPDGIYVTFEGEGAPKEPQRYDLVLQAVGRSPNGKKIGAEKAGISVTDRGYIPVDTQMRTNVPHIFAIGDIVGNPMLAHKAVHEGHVAAEAAAGEKSFFDARVIPAVAYTDPEVAWVGLTEDEAKKQGIKIEKGVFPWAASGRAIANGRDEGFTKLIFDAENHRILGGGIVGTHAGDLISELALAVEMGADVVDIAKTIHPHPTLGESVGMAAEVAEGVCTDLPPVKKK, from the coding sequence ATGAGCAATACGGTGGAAATCAAGGTACCCGATATCGGCGACTTCAAGGAAGTCGAAGTCATCGAAGTGCTGGTGTCCGAAGGCGATACGATCCAGGCCGAGCAAAGCCTGATCACGGTCGAGTCGGACAAGGCGTCGATGGAAATCCCGGCCTCCCAGGGCGGGGTGGTCAAGGCCCTGAAAGTGAAGGTGGGCGACAAGGTGTCCATGGGCACGCCCATTCTGGAAGTGGAGCCCGCCGAAGGCGGCGCGGCGCAGGGCTCGGCTTCCCAGCCCGCCGCCGCGCCCGCTCCGGCGCCGGCCCCCGCGCCCGCGCAGCAAGCCCAGCCGGCTGGGAAATCGCCTGCGCCGCCTCCCGCGGCGGGCGCCGCCGCGCCGGCCGCGGCGTCCTATTCCGGCAACGTCGACATCGAATGCGACATGCTGGTGCTGGGCGCCGGCCCCGGCGGCTATTCCGCCGCCTTCCGTTCCGCGGACCTGGGCATGAAGACCGTTCTGGTCGAGCGCTATTCGACCCTGGGCGGCGTCTGCCTGAACGTGGGCTGCATTCCGTCCAAGGCGCTGCTGCACGTGGCCGCCGTCATGGAAGAAGCCAAGGCCCTGGCCGATCACGGCATCACGTTTGGCGAACCGAAGATCGACCTGGACAAGCTGCGCAGCTTCAAGGACAGCGTCGTCGGCAAGCTGACCGGCGGCCTGGCCGGCATGGCCAAGATGCGCAAGGTCACCGTGGTGACGGGCGTCGGCGAATTCGCCGATCCGCACCACATGACGGTGAAGGGCGCCGACGGCAAGACGCAGACGGTGCGCTTCAAGCAGGCCATTATCGCGGCCGGCAGCCAGGCGGTGCGTCTGCCTTTCATGCCCGACGACGAGCGTGTGGTCGATTCCACGGGCGCGCTTCTGCTGCGCAGCATCCCCAAGAAGATGCTGATCGTCGGCGGCGGCATCATCGGCCTGGAAATGGGCACGGTCTATTCCACGCTGGGCGCACGCCTGGACGTGGTGGAAATGCTCGACGGCCTGATGCAGGGCGCGGACCGCGACATGGTCAAGGTCTGGCAGAAGATGAACGCCCCGCGCTTCGACAACATCATGTTGAAGACCAAGACGGTGGCGGCCGAGGCCAAGCCGGACGGCATCTACGTGACCTTCGAAGGCGAGGGCGCGCCCAAGGAGCCCCAGCGCTACGACTTGGTGCTGCAAGCGGTGGGCCGTTCGCCCAACGGCAAGAAGATCGGCGCCGAGAAGGCCGGCATTTCCGTGACCGACCGCGGTTACATCCCCGTGGACACGCAGATGCGCACCAACGTGCCGCACATCTTCGCCATCGGCGACATCGTCGGCAACCCGATGCTGGCGCACAAGGCCGTGCATGAGGGCCATGTGGCCGCGGAAGCCGCCGCCGGCGAGAAGTCCTTCTTCGACGCGCGCGTGATCCCGGCCGTGGCCTACACGGATCCGGAAGTCGCCTGGGTCGGGCTGACCGAGGACGAGGCCAAGAAGCAGGGCATCAAGATCGAGAAGGGCGTCTTTCCCTGGGCCGCTTCGGGCCGCGCCATCGCCAACGGCCGGGACGAGGGCTTCACCAAACTGATCTTCGATGCGGAGAACCACCGGATCCTGGGCGGCGGCATCGTCGGCACCCATGCCGGGGATCTGATCAGCGAATTGGCCCTGGCCGTGGAAATGGGCGCCGACGTGGTCGACATCGCCAAGACGATCCACCCGCATCCGACGCTGGGTGAGTCGGTCGGGATGGCCGCGGAGGTGGCCGAAGGCGTTTGCACGGATTTGCCGCCGGTGAAGAAGAAGTAA
- the aceF gene encoding dihydrolipoyllysine-residue acetyltransferase: MSNTVEIKVPDIGDFKEVEVIEVLVSEGDTIQAEQSLITVESDKASMEIPASQGGVVKALKVKVGDKVSMGSTILEVEAGEGAAAPAAAPKQEEKPTVKEAAQAQPAAAQPQAAASSPAPQAGGETVIEVPDIGDFKEVEVIEVMVAVGDTIQAEQSLITVESDKASMEIPASQGGVVKELKVKVGDKVSKGTPLVVVEGGGAAGQAAAPAPAAQAPAAQSAPAPAAAPAAALPQAELKPGQLPHASPSVRKFARELGVDLQRVQGSGPKGRITQDDVRNFVKQALAGGTPAAAGAPAAAGAGGLNVLPWPQVDFSKFGPVEAKPLSRIKKISGANLHRNWVMIPHVTNNDEADITDLEALRVTLNKENEKAGIKVTMLAFLIKAVVAALKKYPEFNASLDGDNLVLKQYYHIGFAADTPNGLVVPVIRDADKKGILEIAKETSELAKKARDGKLSPAEMQGGCFSISSLGGIGGTHFTPIINAPEVAILGVSRSEHKPVWDGKQFVPRLKLPLSLSYDHRVIDGAAAARFNAYLGALLADFRRIAL; encoded by the coding sequence ATGAGCAATACGGTGGAAATCAAGGTACCCGATATCGGCGACTTCAAGGAGGTTGAAGTCATCGAAGTGCTGGTGTCCGAAGGCGATACGATCCAGGCCGAGCAAAGCCTGATCACGGTCGAGTCGGACAAGGCGTCGATGGAAATCCCGGCCTCGCAGGGCGGGGTGGTCAAGGCGCTGAAAGTGAAGGTGGGCGATAAGGTTTCGATGGGTTCGACCATCCTGGAAGTGGAAGCAGGCGAGGGCGCCGCGGCGCCTGCGGCCGCGCCGAAGCAGGAAGAAAAGCCCACGGTGAAGGAGGCGGCGCAGGCGCAGCCGGCCGCCGCCCAGCCGCAGGCCGCGGCTTCCTCGCCGGCGCCCCAGGCCGGCGGCGAAACGGTCATCGAGGTGCCGGACATCGGCGACTTCAAGGAGGTTGAAGTCATCGAAGTGATGGTCGCCGTGGGCGACACCATCCAGGCCGAACAAAGCCTGATCACCGTGGAGTCCGACAAGGCCTCCATGGAGATTCCCGCCTCGCAAGGCGGCGTGGTCAAGGAATTGAAGGTCAAGGTCGGCGATAAGGTGTCCAAGGGCACGCCGCTGGTGGTGGTGGAAGGCGGCGGGGCCGCCGGCCAGGCCGCCGCGCCCGCGCCGGCTGCGCAGGCGCCCGCCGCACAGTCAGCCCCGGCACCCGCCGCCGCGCCCGCTGCCGCGCTGCCCCAAGCGGAGCTCAAGCCGGGACAACTGCCGCATGCCTCGCCGTCCGTGCGCAAGTTCGCGCGCGAACTGGGCGTGGATCTGCAGCGTGTGCAGGGCAGCGGTCCCAAGGGCCGCATCACGCAGGACGACGTTCGCAATTTCGTCAAGCAGGCCCTGGCTGGCGGTACGCCTGCCGCCGCTGGCGCACCGGCGGCTGCCGGCGCGGGCGGCCTGAACGTGCTGCCCTGGCCGCAGGTCGATTTCTCCAAGTTCGGTCCGGTCGAAGCCAAGCCGCTGTCGCGCATCAAGAAGATCTCGGGCGCGAACCTGCATCGCAACTGGGTCATGATCCCGCACGTCACCAACAACGACGAAGCGGATATCACCGACCTGGAAGCGCTGCGCGTCACGCTGAACAAGGAAAACGAGAAGGCCGGCATCAAGGTCACCATGCTTGCCTTCCTCATCAAGGCCGTCGTCGCGGCCCTGAAGAAGTATCCGGAGTTCAATGCGTCGCTGGACGGCGACAACCTGGTGCTCAAGCAGTACTACCACATCGGTTTCGCCGCCGATACGCCGAACGGCCTGGTCGTGCCCGTCATCCGCGACGCGGACAAGAAAGGCATCCTGGAAATCGCCAAGGAAACGTCGGAACTGGCCAAGAAGGCGCGCGACGGCAAGCTTTCGCCCGCCGAAATGCAGGGCGGCTGCTTCTCGATTTCCTCGCTGGGCGGCATCGGCGGCACGCATTTCACGCCGATCATCAACGCGCCCGAAGTCGCCATCCTGGGTGTGTCGCGATCCGAGCACAAGCCGGTATGGGACGGCAAGCAGTTCGTGCCGCGCCTGAAGCTGCCGCTGTCGCTGTCCTATGACCATCGAGTCATCGATGGCGCGGCCGCGGCCCGCTTCAACGCCTATCTGGGCGCCTTGCTGGCCGACTTCCGCCGCATCGCGCTGTAA